Part of the Nicotiana tabacum cultivar K326 chromosome 20, ASM71507v2, whole genome shotgun sequence genome, accaacaacaaacccagtgaaatcccactgtTATCTTCAAGAACCAAGAACTTTTAATCCATGATAAATCCTGGACTTTCTTGACCAACCTCCATGAAGTCCGGAACATATCCAGATGATCTTAACGCCTTCATCAATCCTCTCAAGGCTCCATATATCTCTTTTGACTTGGAATGCCTCTCGTCAAAGCAATAGAACTCAGACACTTCATCTTCAACCTCAATCAAGCTGCATCCTGGTACCTTCCGGGACCCAGTGTCCCGCATCGCCACTTTCAGCTCTGCCACATCTTTCCACCTCCGAGCATCACCGCAGATATTTGCAAGCATAACATAATTTGCAGGGTTTTTTGGGTCAAGCTCAATAAGTTTCTGAAGAGCCAGTCTTGCAAAGTCAATTTTCTTGTATATTCTACATGCTGCGAGTAAAGCAGTCCAAATGACAGCATCGGCTCGTACAGGCATCTTCTCCACAAAATTCACCGCCTGCTCCAAAAGACCAGCTCGTCCCAACAGATCAACCATGCAACCATAATGCTCAATTTGAGGCACGGTGGAATATTCATTCATCATCGAGTTAAAATAGGTAAAACCATCTGCAACTAAACCCATGTGAGAACACGCACATAACACACCAATAAAAGTAATTCCATCTGGTTTAACTCCAGAATTCTTCATCTCTGCAAACAAACTCAAGGCATCACTACCACAACCATGCACTGCTAAGCCATTAATGATGGTATTCCAGGAAATCAAATCTCTTTTATCCATGCTCCTAAACACATCAATTGCATGACCAACCACCCCACATTTTGCATACATATCAATCAACCCATGGGCAACATACACATTGTGCTTATAGCCGTTGCTCTCGGCATATATGTGCACCCACTTACCCAAATCAAGAGCACCTAATCCCGTGCAAGCAGACAACACATTCACAAGAGTGGCATCATTAGGCTGCACGTCAGACTCATTTAGCATCCTTTTAAAGGCATCAATAACCTCACTAAAACGTCCATTGTGAGCATAACCTCCAATCAAACCATTCCaggaaaaaatatttctttcttgcaTCACTTCGAAAAGTTTCTCACACCCCTCGACATCCCCACTATTAGCATATCCATTCAACAAAGTATTCCAGGACATTAAATCCTTATTT contains:
- the LOC107829133 gene encoding pentatricopeptide repeat-containing protein At2g20540; the encoded protein is MFKGYLQNDMYRDVVVLFRRMMDEDVRPNCFTFPMVLKSCVKLLALVEGEEVHAVVLKVGFLSNSFVGTTLIDMYSGVGRVKCAYRVFNEMVLRNVFTWTSMINGYVANGDLASGRMLFDLAPERDVVLWNRMVTGYIECGDMVEARKLFDVMPNKDLMSWNTLLNGYANSGDVEGCEKLFEVMQERNIFSWNGLIGGYAHNGRFSEVIDAFKRMLNESDVQPNDATLVNVLSACTGLGALDLGKWVHIYAESNGYKHNVYVAHGLIDMYAKCGVVGHAIDVFRSMDKRDLISWNTIINGLAVHGCGSDALSLFAEMKNSGVKPDGITFIGVLCACSHMGLVADGFTYFNSMMNEYSTVPQIEHYGCMVDLLGRAGLLEQAVNFVEKMPVRADAVIWTALLAACRIYKKIDFARLALQKLIELDPKNPANYVMLANICGDARRWKDVAELKVAMRDTGSRKVPGCSLIEVEDEVSEFYCFDERHSKSKEIYGALRGLMKALRSSGYVPDFMEVGQESPGFIMD